The genomic region AGTGAAAGATTTGATCGCTTTCGAGCTGGGTCCCGAAGGCCAGAAGATCGTGGAAGAAATGGGTTTCTATCCAGTGTCTGGGAAATATATAGAGCAAAATAAGAAGGCGGGGTTTTAGGGTGTTTGCTTATTAGGTGATTAAAATAATTGAGGCGATTGAGGTAATTTAGCAACTGGGAAATTCAGGATTATAATTCTACCCATATCGTTGCTGAAAATGAGAAGACCCTTTGAGGCAGTCACAGCTTTGAAGGGTCTTTTTTTGATGGTAGAGTCTTTTCTATTTCTTTGAGAATATCAAGTAGATCGAGAACTTTTGAAATTCCTATTACTGTTTGGTCGGCGTTGTGCTTATGATGAGGAGCGTTGGGTAATTCTGGGTGATGCGGAGCATTATCCCAGCGACATTTGAGCTTCCCTTCCATGTCTTGCCAATGAAAACTATACTTTGATAGATTAAGTC from candidate division KSB1 bacterium harbors:
- a CDS encoding DUF6516 family protein, encoding MNPIIVAHFDSIEDWLLLSSVVADYKIIRREIAPSDGKIRLKVTFVDGSLAELFEYVIVTESGLNLSKYSFHWQDMEGKLKCRWDNAPHHPELPNAPHHKHNADQTVIGISKVLDLLDILKEIEKTLPSKKDPSKL